Proteins encoded by one window of Engraulis encrasicolus isolate BLACKSEA-1 chromosome 23, IST_EnEncr_1.0, whole genome shotgun sequence:
- the LOC134439623 gene encoding protocadherin gamma-A11-like has protein sequence MSKQAGIRQVLLFALFLSCGIVSGQVSYTIPEEMSKGSFVGNIAQDLGLDLKRLHAGRARIYTGDDVQYIALNKERGVLSIKEKIDRETLCGQTTPCALRFQIMLDDPIEFYTVTIEITDVNDNPPLFRKKEIAFEINELAQTGARFVLDTAEDQDVGVNGLQSYTLDPTDNFILKLHSETDGNTNVEMVLQKSLDREKDDHLTLLLTALDGGDPQLSGTMQIQIKVTDANDNAPVCSQSVYKASVAENAAKGTVLTTVTATDADQGSYGMISYSISTEAVVSLFEIDSDTGVVQLIGDLDFEKQKQYQLNVQARDHGGHTDICKVMVSVNDVNDNKPSISIMTKSNAISEDSKKGTTVAVLNVQDQDSGENGKIQCSINDNIPFSLKSTSDNFFSLVGDGDLDREREPSYNITVTCTDEGVPSLSSNLNLYLQISDVNDNAPVFQNSLYESSIPENNSPGLSIFSIKANDADWKQNARISYILEESTINGESVSAYVSVHADSGVIHAVRSFDYEQIKSFQFQVKAQDGGSPPQSSNVSVKISIQDQNDNAPQVLYPAHTGSSIVAEIVPRSADIGYLVTKVVAVDVDSGQNAWLSYKLQKTPERALFEVGPQNGEIKIIRQITDKDAVKQKLTVVVEDNGQPSRSATVNVNVALADSFPEVLSEFNDFTHYNDYDVNLTFYLVLALAVVSFLFIVSIIAILSVKCYRWRRERMFYKSNGQLPVIPYYPPLYADAGGTGTLQHVYNYEVCRTTDSRRSDLKPMRACSQSIDSLNTTGTLTLTHAQREKLIIENLDDQVRLPEISLCN, from the coding sequence ATGTCGAAGCAAGCAGGGATACGGCAAGTACTATTGTTCGCTTTGTTTCTCAGCTGTGGCATTGTGAGTGGGCAAGTAAGCTATACGATTCCGGAAGAAATGTCTAAAGGCTCTTTTGTCGGAAACATAGCGCAGGATTTAGGGCTTGATTTGAAAAGACTGCACGCAGGCAGAGCTCGCATTTACACCGGGGACGATGTCCAATACATCGCGCTGAACAAGGAGAGAGGAGTGCTTTCTATCAAggaaaagatagacagagagacattaTGCGGGCAAACCACACCATGCGCTCTCCGTTTCCAGATTATGCTGGATGATCCAATAGAATTCTACACAGTCACAATAGAGATTACAGATGTAAACGATAACCCTCCTTtgttcagaaagaaagaaattgcatTTGAAATTAACGAATTGGCACAAACAGGGGCACGGTTTGTTTTAGACACGGCTGAAGACCAAGACGTCGGTGTTAATGGCCTTCAAAGCTATACCCTAGATCCGACAGATAATTTTATACTGAAACTACACAGCGAAACAGATGGTAATACGAATGTTGAAATGGTCTTACAGAAGTCTTTAGATCGAGAAAAGGATGACCATTTAACATTACTACTAACCGCGCTGGATGGAGGCGACCCGCAGCTGTCAGGAACAATGCAGATACAAATTAAAGTCACTGACGCAAATGATAATGCGCCTGTGTGTTCTCAGTCTGTCTATAAAGCTAGTGTGGCAGAAAATGCTGCCAAAGGTACTGTTTTGACCACCGTTACAGCCACAGACGCTGACCAAGGCTCATATGGCATGATATCATATTCCATCTCAACTGAGGCGGTCGTGTCATTGTTTGAGATAGACTCGGATACGGGTGTGGTGCAGCTAATTGGTGATCTTGACttcgaaaaacaaaaacagtatcAATTGAATGTCCAGGCTCGTGATCATGGAGGTCACACTGACATTTGTAAGGTTATGGTCAGTGTGAATGACGTCAATGATAATAAACCAAGCATTAGTATTATGACGAAATCAAATGCCATATCTGAAGATTCTAAAAAGGGCACTACCGTCGCTGTGCTTAACGTACAAGACCAGGACTCCGGGGAAAATGGCAAAATCCAGTGCTCAATAAACGATAATATTCCATTTTCTCTTAAATCGACATCAGATAATTTTTTCAGCCTGGTAGGCGATGGTGAtttagaccgagagagagagccgAGTTACAACATCACTGTGACGTGCACTGATGAGGGAGTGCCTTCGCTCTCCAGTAACCTTAATCTCTATTTACAGATATCAGATGTAAACGATAATGCCCCCGTATTTCAAAATAGCCTTTATGAATCCTCCATTCCCGAAAATAACTCCCCGGGGTTATCGATATTCAGTATTAAGGCAAACGATGCAGACTGGAAGCAGAATGCGCGCATTTCATACATTCTGGAGGAATCCACTATAAATGGAGAGTCCGTTTCGGCATACGTATCTGTTCACGCTGACAGTGGTGTGATCCACGCAGTGCGCTCTTTTGACTATGAACAGATCAAATCTTTTCAATTTCAAGTTAAAGCTCAAGATGGTGGCTCGCCTCCCCAGAGTAGTAATGTGAGCGTAAAAATCAGCATTCAGGACCAGAACGACAACGCCCCTCAAGTGCTGTATCCGGCGCATACAGGTAGCTCTATTGTAGCTGAAATAGTGCCTCGTTCTGCAGATATAGGATATCTGGTGACTAAAGTGGTGGCTGTGGACGTGGACTCTGGTCAGAATGCCTGGCTCTCTTATAAACTACAGAAAACCCCGGAGAGGGCTCTGTTTGAAGTGGGTCCGCAAAATGGAGAAATAAAAATTATTCGCCAAATTACAGATAAAGATGCTGTAAAGCAAAAACTAACTGTTGTAGTGGAGGACAACGGACAGCCCTCTCGCTCTGCTACAGTAAATGTCAATGTGGCTCTAGCTGACAGCTTTCCAGAAGTGCTCTCTGAGTTCAATGATTTTACGCACTACAATGACTATGATGTCAACCTGACTTTTTATTTGGTCCTGGCATTGGCTGTTGTCTCGTTTCTCTTCATCGTGTCCATCATAGCCATACTGTCAGTGAAGTGCTACAGATGGAGACGTGAGAGGATGTTTTACAAATCAAATGGACAGCTCCCGGTTATCCCATACTACCCGCCCCTTTACGCAGACGCGGGAGGCACGGGAACATTGCAGCACGTGTACAATTATGAGGTGTGCAGAACAACAGACTCCCGTAGGAGTGATCTGAAGCCCATGCGAGCGTGCAGCCAAAGCATTGACAGCCTCAACACAACCGGAACCCTTACTCTGACTCATGCGCAAAGAGAAAAACTCATTATTGAGAACTTGGATGACCAGGTGAGGTTGCCTGAAATTTCTCTCTGTAACTGA
- the LOC134440137 gene encoding protocadherin beta-16-like produces the protein MFINVLSKRIVLHFGIRAFASFSFTDEGNTLGRTMAWQVALLFFFLLSVSSTHGQASYSIPEEMSKGSVVGNIAQDLGLDLKRLKSGKARIYTGDNTEYIELNKDRGMLLIKERIDREALCGQATPCALHFQVILDNPMEFYSVTVEITDVNDNAPNFKSSEMEFKISELALPGARFVLGKAMDLDIGTNGLLSYSVKPADNFDLKVQNEADGGQNIEMVLQKPLDREVKDHITLILTASDGGNPKLSGTAEIQITVLDANDNAPVFTQAIYKTSVVENSPRDAVLTTVTASDADLGSNGKIAYTITNKADGISELFSINESDGEIKVIGDIDFEKVQRFEIHIQASDEGGLSDSSKVIVDVVDINDNRPVINVMSKSPVLSEDAKPGTVITMINIQDQDSAANGKVHCMTDEDMPFTLKSTSNNFFSLVTDGHLDREQNHLYNISVTCADEGVPSLSSSISLSLQISDVNDNAPLFEKKSYEAFILENNSPGLSVFSVKAKDADWNQNSRVSYILEESVVNGVSISSLAVSSFVSVNAESGVIHAVRSFDYEQIKDFSFHVKAQDGGSPPLTSSVKVKIIIQDQNDNAPQILYPVQSSGSVVAEIVPRSADVGYLVTKVVAVDVDSGQNAWLSYKLQKSQEKALFEVGAQNGEIRTIRQVTDKDAVKQKLTVVVEDNGQPSRSATVNVNVALADSFPDVLSEFTDFTHGKEYNDNLTFYLVLALAVVSFLFIVSIIAILSVKCYRWRRERMFYKSNGQLPVIPYYPPLYADVGGTGTLQHMHNYEIYRTTDSRKSGLQYGRPCGESIVSLDNTSTLPPAHREKLIDEDFDDEVSFIF, from the exons ATGTTCATTAACGTTTTGTCGAAGAGGATTGTGCTTCATTTTGGAATACGAGCCTTCGCGTCATTCTCTTTCACCGACGAGGGGAATACGCTGGGCAGAACAATGGCGTGGCAAGTAGCGCTGCtgtttttcttccttctctctgtcagCTCGACGCACGGGCAGGCCAGCTACTCCATCCCCGAGGAAATGTCAAAAGGGTCTGTGGTCGGTAATATTGCACAAGATTTGGGTTTAGATCTGAAACGACTAAAATCGGGGAAGGCTCGCATCTATACCGGTGATAACACGGAATACATCGAGCTGAATAAGGACAGGGGGATGCTGCTGATCAAAGAGAGGATAGACCGAGAGGCATTGTGTGGCCAGGCGACGCCCTGCGCGCTGCATTTTCAGGTCATACTTGATAATCCTATGGAGTTCTACAGTGTTACAGTTGAGATAACTGATGTTAATGATAACGCACCGAATTTCAAAAGTAGTGAAATGGAATTTAAGATAAGCGAATTAGCTCTCCCTGGTGCTAGGTTTGTGCTAGGGAAAGCAATGGATTTAGACATTGGTACTAACGGTCTACTGAGTTATTCTGTTAAACCCGCAGATAATTTCGATCTTAAAGTACAAAATGAGGCTGATGGTGGACAGAATATTGAAATGGTACTTCAGAAGCCTCTGGACAGAGAAGTGAAAGATCATATCACTTTAATTTTAACAGCTAGTGACGGTGGTAATCCGAAACTATCAGGCACGGCTGAGATACAAATCACGGTGTTAGATGCTAATGACAATGCGCCTGTTTTTACGCAGGCTATTTATAAAACCAGTGTTGTAGAGAATTCTCCCAGGGATGCGGTTCTGACCACAGTAACTGCAAGTGATGCTGACCTGGGTTCCAATGGCAAAATAGCTTATACCATAACAAACAAAGCAGACGGCATTTCTGAACTATTTAGCATCAACGAGTCAGATGGAGAAATAAAAGTCATCGGTGATATCGATTTTGAAAAAGTTCAGCGTTTTGAAATACACATACAAGCGAGTGACGAAGGAGGGCTGTCGGATTCGTCTAAAGTTATTGTGGATGTAGTGGACATAAATGATAACAGACCAGTGATTAATGTGATGTCTAAATCGCCCGTGCTCTCCGAGGATGCCAAACCGGGCACAGTCATAACAATGATTAATATTCAGGACCAAGACTCGGCAGCAAATGGCAAGGTGCACTGCATGACAGACGAGGATATGCCCTTTACGTTGAAATCTACTTCAAATAATTTCTTCAGTTTAGTTACTGATGGTCATTTGGACCGTGAACAAAATCATTTGTATAATATTAGTGTGACGTGTGCAGACGAGGGAGTGCCCTCTTTGTCCAGCAGCATATCTCTCTCTTTACAGATATCAGATGTAAACGATAACGCACCACTATTTGAGAAAAAATCTTACGAGGCATTTATTCTAGAAAACAACTCCCCGGGCCTGTCTGTATTCTCAGTGAAGGCTAAAGATGCAGACTGGAACCAAAATTCTCGAGTGTCCTATATTTTGGAAGAATCTGTGGTGAATGGAGTGTCTATTTCCTCAT TGGCTGTTTCCTCATTTGTGTCAGTTAATGCAGAGAGTGGAGTCATCCACGCCGTGCGCTCCTTCGACTATGAACAAATCAAAGACTTTTCTTTTCATGTAAAAGCGCAGGACGGAGGCTCTCCTCCTTTAACAAGCAGCGTTAAAGTTAAAATAATCATTCAAGATCAGAACGATAACGCACCACAAATATTGTATCCCGTGCAGTCCAGTGGCTCAGTGGTAGCTGAGATTGTCCCTCGTTCGGCAGATGTAGGCTATCTGGTCACCAAAGTGGTGGCTGTGGATGTGGACTCTGGTCAGAATGCCTGGCTCTCTTATAAACTACAGAAATCGCAAGAGAAGGCGCTGTTTGAAGTGGGCGCACAGAATGGAGAAATAAGAACCATCAGACAGGTGACTGATAAAGATGCTGTGAAGCAAAAGCTGACTGTTGTAGTGGAGGACAACGGACAGCCCTCTCGCTCTGCTACTGTGAATGTCAATGTGGCTTTAGCTGACAGCTTTCCAGATGTGTTGTCCGAATTCACTGATTTTACGCACGGCAAGGAGTACAACGACAACCTGACGTTCTATCTTGTCTTGGCCCTGGCTGTCGTGTCATTTCTGTTCATCGTGTCCATCATAGCCATACTGTCAGTAAAGTGCTACAGATGGAGACGAGAGAGGATGTTTTATAAATCCAATGGGCAGCTTCCGGTCATCCCATATTACCCACCCCTTTACGCAGACGTCGGAGGCACGGGTACTTTGCAGCACATGCACAATTATGAGATTTACCGCACCACAGACTCCCGCAAAAGTGGCCTACAATACGGCAGACCATGTGGTGAAAGCATTGTTAGTCTGGATAACACTTCCACCTTGCCTCCTGCGCATAGAGAAAAGCTGATCGATGAAGATTTTGATGATGAGGTGAGCTTTATATTTTAG